A genomic segment from Coriobacteriia bacterium encodes:
- a CDS encoding TldD/PmbA family protein — translation MKDIIAAALEAATAAGSTYADVRVVDTAEEEIGVASGVVEGVERSDSFGLGVRAIADGAWGFASSNVVTPQSAVRVAREAVAIARASALVASAPVHLAPVESAHGTWSSRAEIDPFAISLEDKLTLLFAADEALRSQPAVTLTKAELSFRRQHWWFGSSEGAMIEQTAIESGASIVAYAVEDGEVVSRSYPNSHGGGWSQAGWEYVVGLDLVGHAPRVAEQAAALLCAPYVEAGTRDLIIDASQMSLQVHESIGHPTELDRVLGEEAAFAGTSFVTLDDIGSLKYGSEFVTVTSDGTVPGSLGSFGWDDEGVPAQRDYIVREGILQGLQSSRETAPAIGRTSNGCMRADGWNRIPLVRMTTVSLEPGTWGFDELVADTEGGLYIETNNSWSIDDKRLNFQFATEIGWEIENGRLGRVVRQPNYTGITPHFWGSCDAVCSRDHWSVWGLANCGKGEPMQVARVAHGAAPARFRNVQVGVGRR, via the coding sequence TTGAAGGACATCATCGCCGCAGCCCTCGAGGCCGCGACCGCAGCCGGCTCCACGTACGCCGACGTGCGCGTAGTGGATACGGCCGAGGAGGAGATCGGCGTGGCATCCGGAGTCGTCGAGGGCGTCGAGCGCTCCGACAGCTTCGGCCTGGGGGTGCGTGCCATCGCCGACGGCGCCTGGGGCTTTGCGTCGAGCAATGTCGTGACGCCCCAAAGCGCCGTGCGGGTCGCCCGCGAAGCCGTCGCGATCGCGCGTGCCTCGGCGCTCGTCGCGAGCGCACCGGTGCACTTGGCGCCGGTCGAGTCCGCGCACGGCACGTGGTCATCGCGAGCCGAGATCGACCCCTTTGCCATCTCGCTCGAGGACAAGCTCACACTGCTTTTCGCCGCCGATGAGGCGCTTCGCAGCCAGCCTGCCGTCACTCTGACCAAGGCCGAGCTGAGCTTCCGTCGCCAGCACTGGTGGTTCGGTTCCAGCGAGGGAGCCATGATCGAGCAGACCGCAATCGAGTCCGGCGCGAGCATCGTGGCCTACGCTGTGGAGGACGGCGAGGTGGTGAGCCGCTCGTATCCCAATAGCCACGGCGGCGGTTGGTCACAGGCCGGCTGGGAGTACGTTGTCGGTCTGGACCTTGTCGGCCATGCTCCCCGGGTCGCCGAGCAGGCGGCCGCACTGCTTTGCGCCCCGTACGTCGAGGCGGGAACGCGCGACCTGATCATCGACGCCAGCCAGATGTCGCTGCAGGTGCACGAGTCGATCGGCCACCCCACCGAACTCGATCGGGTGCTCGGCGAAGAGGCTGCGTTCGCGGGAACGTCGTTCGTGACGCTCGACGACATCGGCAGCCTCAAGTACGGAAGCGAGTTCGTGACGGTCACGAGCGATGGCACCGTGCCTGGGTCGCTCGGCAGCTTTGGGTGGGATGACGAAGGCGTACCGGCGCAACGCGACTACATCGTTCGCGAAGGCATCCTTCAGGGCCTCCAGAGCTCGCGTGAGACCGCGCCGGCAATCGGGCGGACCAGCAACGGTTGCATGCGTGCCGACGGCTGGAATCGCATCCCACTCGTCCGCATGACCACTGTCTCGCTCGAGCCGGGCACGTGGGGCTTCGATGAGTTGGTCGCCGACACCGAGGGTGGCCTCTACATCGAGACCAACAACTCGTGGTCGATCGACGACAAGCGGCTCAACTTCCAGTTCGCCACCGAGATCGGCTGGGAGATCGAGAACGGGCGACTAGGCCGCGTGGTCCGCCAACCCAACTACACCGGCATCACGCCTCACTTCTGGGGCAGCTGCGACGCCGTGTGCTCCCGAGATCACTGGAGTGTGTGGGGCTTGGCCAACTGCGGCAAAGGCGAGCCGATGCAGGTTGCCCGCGTCGCCCATGGCGCCGCTCCCGCGCGCTTCCGCAACGTACAGGTTGGAGTTGGTCGTCGATGA
- a CDS encoding TldD/PmbA family protein, translating into MMTPEQARELARRVVALTAADQAECFVAAETNALTRFANSRINQNVAEEDALISVRAVVGKRVGVASTNRLDDESLRRATEAAVTAARVSPEDPEFLGLPGPALVTMPQRAFAATRGFDAEARARAAGAIIEQSSAHGLSAAGKVRAAEHVTAVANSLGVDVGMAVTGAQATVLSAGHDGGSGWASFLDADAANLTPDTLGRVAADLALRSASPGALVAGTYTVVLGPEAVADILDFLAYVGFSAKAVDEGRSFMSGRSGQKLMSELVSIADDALGGHAMGTTFDFEGQPKVRVPLVERGVIGQPVTDSYWAAKLGVANTGHALPAPNTYGPMPANLEVAAGDATLDELIGSVKSGVYVTRFHYVNVEDPISVLLTGMTRDGTFAIENGKLGRPLKNLRFTQSAVDALANCQGVTRERTFVGTEEGASYVPALLLGTFAFTGQTA; encoded by the coding sequence ATGATGACGCCGGAGCAGGCTCGCGAACTGGCCCGTCGCGTCGTCGCCCTCACCGCAGCCGACCAGGCAGAGTGTTTCGTCGCCGCCGAGACCAACGCGCTGACGCGCTTCGCCAACAGCCGGATCAACCAGAACGTCGCCGAGGAAGACGCGCTCATCAGCGTGCGCGCGGTCGTGGGCAAGCGAGTGGGTGTCGCGTCCACCAACCGCCTCGACGACGAGTCGCTACGCCGTGCCACGGAGGCCGCGGTCACGGCGGCACGCGTCTCGCCGGAGGACCCCGAGTTCCTCGGATTGCCCGGCCCTGCGCTTGTCACAATGCCCCAGCGCGCCTTCGCCGCTACCCGCGGTTTCGACGCCGAGGCCCGCGCCCGCGCTGCCGGCGCCATCATCGAGCAGTCCTCGGCGCACGGCCTATCGGCAGCCGGCAAAGTACGCGCCGCCGAGCACGTGACCGCCGTGGCCAACTCGCTGGGTGTCGACGTCGGCATGGCCGTTACCGGCGCGCAGGCAACCGTGCTCTCGGCAGGGCACGACGGTGGGAGCGGGTGGGCAAGCTTCCTGGACGCCGACGCAGCCAACCTGACACCCGACACGCTTGGCCGCGTCGCGGCCGACCTCGCGTTGCGCTCGGCGAGCCCGGGCGCGCTGGTCGCAGGCACGTATACGGTGGTACTTGGGCCTGAGGCCGTAGCCGACATCCTCGACTTCCTCGCGTACGTGGGGTTCTCGGCCAAGGCGGTCGACGAGGGGCGCTCGTTCATGAGCGGACGCTCGGGCCAGAAGCTGATGAGCGAACTGGTCTCGATCGCCGACGACGCGCTCGGCGGCCATGCGATGGGCACGACATTCGACTTCGAGGGGCAGCCGAAAGTGCGCGTGCCGCTAGTCGAGCGCGGCGTGATCGGGCAACCCGTGACGGACTCGTACTGGGCGGCCAAGCTTGGCGTAGCGAACACCGGGCACGCACTCCCTGCGCCAAACACCTATGGGCCGATGCCGGCCAACCTGGAAGTCGCCGCGGGTGACGCGACCCTCGACGAGCTGATTGGCAGCGTGAAGAGCGGCGTGTACGTCACACGCTTCCACTACGTCAACGTCGAAGACCCTATCAGCGTGCTGCTCACGGGCATGACGCGCGACGGAACGTTCGCTATCGAGAACGGCAAGCTCGGCAGGCCGCTTAAGAATCTGCGGTTCACTCAGAGCGCTGTCGACGCTCTCGCCAACTGCCAAGGCGTGACGCGCGAGCGCACGTTCGTAGGCACTGAGGAGGGCGCCTCGTACGTTCCGGCGCTGCTGCTTGGCACGTTCGCGTTCACCGGGCAGACGGCCTAG
- a CDS encoding ACT domain-containing protein, which yields MKTPAVLSVLGGDCVGIVAAVSSALSEAHANIEDIRQTIIGGIFSMTMLVTVDEEATAFDVLQKRLAEIGEKMGLQITLQREDVFRYMHRI from the coding sequence ATGAAGACTCCAGCCGTGCTGTCCGTTCTGGGCGGGGACTGCGTCGGCATTGTCGCCGCGGTCTCGAGCGCGCTTTCCGAAGCGCACGCCAACATCGAGGACATCCGACAGACCATCATCGGCGGCATCTTCTCGATGACGATGCTCGTGACCGTCGATGAAGAAGCTACGGCCTTCGACGTGCTGCAGAAACGCCTCGCCGAGATCGGCGAGAAGATGGGTCTGCAGATCACGCTGCAGCGCGAGGACGTCTTCCGCTATATGCACCGAATCTAG
- a CDS encoding PFL family protein: MPRPCRHALQRRSLVISPEEIVETLTMITQQNLDVRTVTLGLSLSSCADNDIDVMARKVYDRVTSAAERLVPVAEQIEREFGIPIVNKRISVTPIAKLASATTAEDISPLALALDRAAHEVGVDFIGGFSALVQKGTGDGDRRLIASIPSALAATERVCASVNVATTRAGINMDAVLQMAHIVRATAEATSDRDCIGCAKLVVFANMVEDNPFMAGAVHGTGEPDEVVNVGISGPGVVRAILASMSEEADLTAIAEAIKATSFKITRVGELVAREAAKRLGVAMGIVDLSLAPTPAEGDSVAEIIEAMGVGRCGGPGTTAALALLNDAVKKGGAMGTSSIGGLSGAFIPVSEDQGMIRAAESGALSIEKLEAMTAVCSVGLDMIAIPGDTTAETIAGIIADECAIGVINSKTTAVRLIPAIGKGVGERLKFGGLLGEAPVMAVNEWAGTVFARRGGRFPAPLQSLRN; this comes from the coding sequence ATGCCTCGTCCCTGCCGCCACGCATTGCAACGGAGGTCGCTCGTGATTTCACCCGAGGAGATCGTCGAGACACTCACGATGATCACCCAGCAGAACCTCGACGTCCGAACGGTGACGCTGGGTCTGTCGCTGTCCAGCTGCGCCGACAACGACATCGACGTCATGGCGCGCAAGGTCTACGACCGCGTCACGTCCGCCGCCGAGCGTCTGGTTCCGGTCGCGGAGCAGATCGAGCGCGAGTTCGGCATCCCGATCGTCAACAAGCGCATCTCGGTGACACCCATCGCCAAGCTCGCCTCGGCCACTACGGCCGAGGACATCTCGCCGCTCGCGCTCGCACTCGACCGCGCGGCGCACGAGGTAGGTGTCGACTTCATCGGCGGGTTCTCGGCGCTTGTTCAGAAGGGTACTGGCGACGGCGACCGGCGGCTCATTGCATCGATTCCCAGCGCGCTGGCGGCCACGGAGCGCGTGTGCGCGTCGGTCAACGTCGCGACCACTCGCGCGGGCATCAATATGGACGCGGTCCTGCAGATGGCGCACATCGTCCGAGCCACCGCCGAGGCGACCTCCGATCGCGACTGCATCGGCTGCGCCAAGCTGGTCGTCTTCGCCAACATGGTCGAGGACAACCCGTTCATGGCAGGCGCCGTGCACGGCACTGGCGAACCGGACGAAGTCGTCAACGTGGGCATCTCGGGCCCGGGCGTCGTGCGCGCAATCCTGGCGTCCATGTCCGAGGAGGCAGACCTCACCGCTATCGCCGAGGCGATCAAGGCGACGTCGTTCAAGATCACGCGCGTGGGCGAGCTCGTGGCGAGAGAGGCCGCCAAACGCCTTGGGGTCGCCATGGGCATCGTCGACCTCTCGCTGGCCCCCACACCTGCTGAGGGTGACTCGGTGGCCGAGATCATTGAGGCGATGGGGGTCGGCCGCTGCGGCGGTCCGGGCACGACAGCGGCGCTCGCTCTGCTCAACGACGCGGTCAAGAAGGGCGGCGCGATGGGCACGAGCTCGATCGGTGGCTTGTCCGGCGCCTTCATCCCTGTGAGCGAGGACCAGGGCATGATCCGCGCCGCCGAGTCCGGCGCTCTGTCTATCGAGAAGCTCGAGGCAATGACAGCGGTGTGCTCGGTGGGACTCGACATGATCGCGATTCCGGGCGACACCACGGCCGAGACCATCGCCGGGATCATCGCCGACGAGTGCGCCATCGGTGTCATCAACTCGAAGACCACCGCAGTGCGACTCATTCCGGCGATCGGCAAGGGGGTCGGCGAGCGGCTGAAGTTCGGGGGGCTGCTCGGCGAGGCACCGGTCATGGCGGTCAACGAGTGGGCTGGCACTGTCTTCGCCCGCCGAGGCGGCCGCTTCCCCGCCCCTCTGCAGTCTCTGCGCAACTGA